The Buttiauxella selenatireducens genome has a window encoding:
- the sspA gene encoding stringent starvation protein SspA: protein MAVAANKRSVMTLFSGPTDIYSHQVRIVLAEKGVSVEIEHVETDNLPQDLIDLNPNHSVPTLVDRELTLWESRIIMEYLDERFPHPPLMPVYPVARGESRLYMHRIQKDWYSLMHIVMNGSAQEADAARKQLREELLAIAPVFTQKPFFLSDEFSLVDCYLAPLLWRLPQMGIELAGAGSKEMKGYMTRVFERDSFLASLTEPEREMRLQTRG from the coding sequence ATGGCTGTCGCTGCCAACAAACGTTCGGTGATGACGCTGTTTTCCGGTCCTACTGACATCTATAGCCATCAGGTACGTATCGTACTGGCTGAAAAAGGTGTTAGCGTTGAAATTGAGCATGTGGAAACGGATAACCTGCCTCAGGATCTGATTGACCTCAACCCAAATCACAGCGTACCGACCCTGGTTGACCGCGAACTTACTCTGTGGGAATCCCGCATCATCATGGAATATCTTGATGAGCGTTTCCCGCATCCACCATTAATGCCGGTTTACCCGGTTGCTCGTGGTGAAAGTCGCCTGTACATGCATCGTATCCAGAAAGACTGGTACTCACTGATGCACATCGTGATGAATGGTTCTGCTCAAGAAGCTGATGCTGCTCGCAAGCAATTACGTGAAGAATTGCTGGCTATCGCACCTGTATTTACTCAGAAACCTTTCTTCCTGAGTGATGAGTTCAGTCTGGTAGATTGCTACTTGGCACCGTTGCTGTGGCGTTTGCCGCAAATGGGCATTGAACTGGCAGGCGCAGGTTCTAAAGAGATGAAAGGCTACATGACTCGCGTATTTGAACGTGATTCATTCCTCGCTTCTCTAACCGAACCTGAGCGCGAAATGCGTCTGCAGACTCGGGGCTAA
- the mdh gene encoding malate dehydrogenase, with the protein MKVAVLGAAGGIGQALALLLKTQLPSGSELSLYDIAPVTPGVAVDLSHIPTDVKIKGFCGEDATPALVGADVVLISAGVARKPGMDRSDLFNVNAGIVKNLVQQIAQTCPKACIGIITNPVNTTVAIAAEVLKKAGVYDKNKLFGVTTLDIIRSNTFVAELKGKQPTEIDVPVIGGHSGVTILPLLSQIPGVSFTEQEVADLTKRIQNAGTEVVEAKAGGGSATLSMGQAAARFGLSLVRALQGESNVVECAYVEGNGEHARFFSQPLLLGKNGIAEHKSYGKLSAFEHQALEGMLDTLKKDITLGEEFVNK; encoded by the coding sequence ATGAAAGTTGCAGTCCTCGGCGCAGCAGGTGGTATTGGCCAGGCGCTTGCCCTTCTACTCAAGACCCAACTGCCTTCAGGTTCAGAACTCTCCCTGTATGATATTGCACCGGTAACCCCTGGTGTTGCAGTCGATCTGAGTCATATCCCTACTGATGTGAAAATCAAAGGTTTCTGCGGTGAAGACGCAACACCAGCACTGGTTGGTGCGGATGTGGTGCTGATCTCTGCTGGTGTGGCACGTAAACCAGGCATGGATCGTTCAGACCTGTTTAACGTCAACGCGGGAATCGTGAAAAATCTGGTTCAACAGATTGCTCAAACTTGCCCGAAAGCCTGTATTGGTATTATCACTAACCCAGTGAATACCACCGTTGCTATCGCTGCGGAAGTGCTGAAAAAAGCAGGTGTATACGACAAAAACAAACTGTTTGGCGTGACTACGCTGGACATCATCCGCTCCAACACTTTTGTTGCGGAACTGAAAGGTAAACAGCCGACTGAGATCGACGTTCCTGTGATTGGTGGCCACTCTGGTGTGACCATTCTGCCACTGCTGTCTCAAATCCCGGGCGTAAGCTTTACTGAGCAAGAAGTTGCTGACCTGACTAAGCGTATCCAGAATGCGGGTACTGAAGTTGTAGAAGCTAAAGCTGGTGGCGGGTCTGCAACCCTGTCAATGGGCCAGGCTGCTGCACGCTTTGGTCTGTCATTGGTTCGCGCACTGCAAGGCGAAAGCAATGTTGTTGAATGCGCGTATGTTGAAGGCAACGGCGAGCACGCTCGTTTCTTCTCTCAGCCATTGCTGCTGGGCAAAAACGGTATCGCAGAGCACAAATCCTACGGCAAACTGAGTGCTTTTGAGCACCAGGCGTTGGAAGGAATGCTGGATACCCTGAAGAAAGATATTACCCTTGGCGAAGAGTTTGTTAACAAGTAA
- the degS gene encoding outer membrane-stress sensor serine endopeptidase DegS, with product MFLKILRSVVLGLIVAGLLLAVMPTLRQKIIPLAPSTFDSADETPLSYNSAVRRAAPAVVNVYNRSVGSNTHNQLEIRTLGSGVIMDERGYIITNKHVINDAEQIIVALQDGRVFEALLVGSDSLTDLAVLKINATSLPVIPINNKRVPHIGDVVMAIGNPYNLGQTITQGIISATGRIGLSPSGRQSFLQTDASINHGNSGGALVNSLGELMGINTLSFDKSNDGETPEGIGFAIPTQLSTKIMDKLIRDGRVIRGYIGIGGREITPLHGPATGIDQIQGIIVNEVTPDGPAAKAGLVVNDVIISVNHKPAISALGTMDQVAEIRPGSVIPVEVMRDDKKLTLQVTIQEYPATN from the coding sequence ATGTTTCTGAAGATATTACGCTCGGTGGTGCTTGGCCTGATTGTGGCAGGATTGTTGTTGGCAGTAATGCCTACGCTTCGCCAGAAAATCATCCCCTTAGCTCCCTCGACCTTTGACAGTGCCGATGAAACTCCGCTGAGCTATAACTCGGCGGTGCGCCGTGCTGCACCTGCTGTGGTGAATGTTTATAACCGTAGTGTCGGCAGTAATACCCATAACCAGCTAGAAATTCGAACCCTCGGTTCCGGCGTCATCATGGATGAACGCGGCTACATTATTACCAATAAGCACGTCATTAATGATGCAGAGCAAATTATCGTTGCACTGCAGGATGGTCGTGTTTTTGAAGCGTTGCTCGTGGGGTCTGATAGCCTGACCGATTTGGCCGTGCTGAAAATTAATGCCACCAGCCTACCGGTTATTCCTATCAATAATAAACGTGTGCCGCATATTGGCGATGTCGTGATGGCGATAGGCAACCCGTATAACCTGGGGCAGACGATTACTCAGGGGATTATCAGTGCCACGGGTCGTATCGGCTTGAGCCCGTCTGGCCGTCAGTCTTTCCTGCAAACGGATGCCTCAATCAACCACGGGAACTCCGGTGGTGCATTGGTCAACTCCTTGGGCGAGCTCATGGGTATCAACACCCTTTCGTTTGATAAAAGTAACGATGGTGAAACACCTGAAGGCATCGGCTTCGCTATTCCCACCCAACTCTCTACTAAAATCATGGATAAGCTTATCCGTGATGGTCGCGTGATTCGTGGCTACATTGGGATTGGCGGGCGTGAGATAACGCCATTACATGGCCCGGCAACCGGAATTGACCAAATTCAGGGGATCATCGTCAACGAAGTGACGCCTGACGGCCCGGCGGCAAAAGCAGGCCTGGTGGTTAATGACGTGATTATCTCGGTGAACCACAAGCCTGCAATATCTGCTCTGGGTACCATGGATCAGGTCGCGGAGATTCGTCCAGGTTCTGTCATTCCAGTAGAAGTCATGCGTGATGATAAGAAGCTCACGCTGCAAGTGACAATTCAGGAATACCCTGCCACAAACTAA
- the sspB gene encoding ClpXP protease specificity-enhancing factor, producing MDMSQLSPRRPYLLRAFYEWLLDNQLTPHLVVDVTLPGVHVPMEYARDGQIVLNIAPRAVGNLELANNEVRFNARFGGVPRQVFVPMAAVLAIYARENGAGTMFEPEASYDEEGESHNDIEQLPSDSEMVMQVIDGDRPDHDEDDNNPDDDPPPRGGRPALRVVK from the coding sequence ATGGATATGTCACAATTGTCACCACGTCGTCCGTATCTTCTTCGTGCTTTCTACGAATGGCTACTGGATAACCAGCTGACTCCGCATCTGGTGGTGGATGTGACATTGCCTGGCGTACATGTCCCGATGGAATATGCACGTGATGGGCAAATTGTCCTGAATATTGCACCGCGTGCAGTAGGAAACCTCGAACTGGCTAACAACGAAGTGCGCTTTAATGCACGTTTCGGTGGTGTGCCGCGTCAGGTATTTGTTCCTATGGCCGCGGTTCTGGCTATCTACGCCCGTGAAAATGGTGCAGGCACCATGTTCGAGCCTGAAGCCAGTTATGACGAAGAAGGCGAAAGTCATAACGATATTGAGCAGTTGCCATCTGATTCAGAAATGGTGATGCAGGTGATCGATGGTGATCGCCCTGATCACGACGAAGACGATAACAACCCGGATGATGATCCTCCTCCACGTGGCGGCCGCCCAGCCCTACGTGTAGTGAAGTAG
- the rplM gene encoding 50S ribosomal protein L13 yields MKTFTAKPETVQRDWFVVDADGKTLGRLATELARRLRGKHKAEYTPHVDTGDYIIVLNAEKVAVTGNKRSDKIYYHHTGHIGGIKQATFEEMIARRPERVIEIAVKGMLPKGPLGRAMFRKLKVYAGTEHNHAAQQPQVLDI; encoded by the coding sequence ATGAAAACTTTTACAGCTAAACCAGAAACCGTACAGCGCGACTGGTTCGTTGTTGACGCTGACGGTAAGACCTTAGGTCGCCTGGCTACTGAATTGGCTCGCCGTCTGCGCGGTAAGCACAAAGCGGAATACACTCCGCACGTTGATACTGGTGATTACATCATCGTTCTGAACGCAGAAAAAGTTGCTGTAACCGGCAACAAGCGTTCTGACAAGATCTATTACCATCACACCGGCCACATCGGTGGTATCAAACAAGCGACCTTTGAAGAGATGATTGCCCGCCGTCCTGAGCGTGTGATTGAAATCGCGGTTAAAGGCATGCTGCCAAAGGGCCCGCTGGGCCGTGCTATGTTCCGTAAACTGAAAGTTTACGCGGGCACCGAGCACAACCACGCGGCACAGCAACCGCAAGTTCTGGACATTTAA
- the yhcN gene encoding peroxide/acid stress response protein YhcN, which yields MKTKLTLAALSLFSVISFGANAAAHQIDSEQAQNLQSMGTISVSQVGSAPMDMRQELSQKATKEGASSYRIIEARSGDTWHATAELYK from the coding sequence ATGAAAACCAAACTCACACTCGCAGCACTGAGCCTTTTTTCCGTTATCTCTTTCGGCGCTAACGCAGCCGCACATCAGATAGACAGTGAACAAGCGCAGAATCTGCAATCTATGGGCACCATTTCCGTAAGTCAGGTAGGTAGTGCACCAATGGATATGCGTCAGGAATTATCACAGAAAGCGACTAAAGAAGGTGCCTCATCTTATCGTATTATCGAGGCGCGTTCTGGCGATACATGGCATGCCACCGCTGAACTGTATAAATAA
- the rpsI gene encoding 30S ribosomal protein S9 encodes MAENQYYGTGRRKSSAARVFIKPGSGKIVINQRSLEQYFGRETARMVVRQPLELVDMVEKFDLYITVKGGGTSGQAGAIRHGITRALMEYDESLRGELRKAGFVTRDAREVERKKVGLRKARRRPQFSKR; translated from the coding sequence ATGGCTGAAAATCAATACTACGGCACTGGTCGCCGCAAAAGTTCCGCAGCTCGCGTGTTTATCAAACCGGGCAGCGGCAAAATCGTTATCAACCAACGTTCTCTGGAACAGTACTTCGGTCGTGAAACTGCCCGCATGGTAGTTCGTCAGCCGCTGGAACTGGTTGATATGGTTGAGAAATTCGATCTGTACATCACTGTTAAAGGTGGTGGTACTTCTGGTCAGGCTGGTGCGATCCGTCACGGTATCACCCGCGCTCTGATGGAGTACGACGAGTCCCTGCGTGGCGAACTGCGTAAAGCTGGCTTCGTTACTCGTGATGCTCGTGAAGTTGAACGTAAGAAAGTCGGTCTGCGTAAAGCACGTCGTCGTCCTCAGTTCTCCAAGCGTTAA
- the zapE gene encoding cell division protein ZapE, whose protein sequence is MQNLSPASLYQHALDEGSYQPDDVQREAVARLDAIWLALNSKTPAVAVSSGFFSKLFGKRSASMAQDPVRGLYMWGGVGRGKTWLMDMFFQSLPGERKLRLHFHRFMLRVHEELGQLQGQTDPLELIADKFKAETDILCFDEFFVSDITDAMLLGSLMQALFARGITLVATSNIPPDELYRNGLQRARFLPAIDAIKRHCEVMNVDAGIDYRLRTLTQAHLWLSPLNDQTAQQMDKLYTALAGTVRKGEPVLEINHRPLATLGLANQTLAVDFTTLCVDARSQHDYIALSRLFHTVMLFNVPVMNTRNENEARRFIALVDEFYERHVKLVVSAHVPLFEIYQGERLRFEFQRCLSRLQEMQSEEYLRLPHMP, encoded by the coding sequence ATGCAAAATCTTTCTCCTGCATCGCTCTACCAACACGCCCTGGATGAGGGCAGCTATCAACCTGATGATGTTCAGCGTGAGGCCGTAGCCAGGCTGGATGCGATCTGGCTGGCGTTAAACAGCAAAACACCTGCAGTGGCTGTAAGCAGCGGTTTCTTTAGCAAACTGTTTGGTAAACGTAGCGCCTCGATGGCTCAGGACCCGGTTCGCGGGCTATATATGTGGGGCGGAGTGGGGCGCGGAAAGACTTGGTTAATGGACATGTTTTTTCAGAGTCTGCCTGGCGAGCGTAAGTTGCGACTGCACTTTCACCGCTTCATGCTGCGAGTCCATGAAGAGTTGGGTCAACTTCAAGGGCAAACCGATCCTCTGGAATTGATTGCCGATAAGTTTAAAGCGGAGACAGATATTCTCTGTTTTGATGAGTTTTTTGTTTCAGATATTACCGATGCGATGTTGCTTGGATCGCTGATGCAAGCCCTGTTCGCGCGGGGAATTACTCTTGTCGCCACCTCGAATATTCCACCTGATGAGCTATATCGTAATGGCTTACAGCGCGCACGTTTTTTGCCTGCAATTGATGCGATAAAACGCCATTGTGAAGTCATGAACGTCGACGCAGGCATTGATTACCGCCTGAGAACGCTGACTCAGGCTCACCTGTGGCTTTCTCCGCTTAATGACCAAACCGCACAGCAGATGGATAAACTCTATACCGCACTGGCTGGCACGGTACGCAAAGGGGAACCGGTACTGGAAATCAACCATCGTCCTTTAGCGACTCTTGGTCTAGCCAATCAAACGCTGGCGGTAGATTTTACCACCTTATGTGTCGATGCCCGTAGCCAACACGACTATATTGCGTTGTCACGCCTCTTTCATACGGTGATGCTGTTTAACGTGCCGGTAATGAACACACGTAACGAAAATGAAGCGCGGCGATTCATTGCATTGGTGGATGAGTTTTACGAACGTCACGTCAAGCTAGTCGTTTCGGCGCATGTTCCCCTGTTTGAGATTTATCAGGGTGAAAGATTACGCTTTGAGTTTCAGCGCTGCTTGTCGCGTCTACAGGAAATGCAAAGTGAAGAGTATTTACGATTGCCGCATATGCCGTGA
- the aaeB gene encoding p-hydroxybenzoic acid efflux pump subunit AaeB has translation MYFISRLHLRFAFKLAFAIVLAVFVGFHFQLETPRWAVLTAALVAAGPAFAAGGEPYSGAIRYRGMLRIIGTFIGCIAALFIITTMIRAPVVMLLVCCIWAGFCTWISSLVKVENSYAWGLSGYTALIIVITIQANPLVTPQFSVERCSEIVIGIVCAILADLIFSPRSIKQEIDRELDNLLVDHYRLMQLCVAHGDKEEVDKAWSGLVRRTTALEGMRGNLKIESSRWDRANRRLKAINTLSLTLITQACETFLIQNTRPEYMTAEFRMLFEMPVETAADVHKQVKVIRRAISYTGDKNTPATISSWVGAISRYLLLKRGVISNTRISSVEEDVLTQEVVIKVQSAEGHHAMINFWRTTVSCMLGCLFWLWTGWTSGSGAMVMIAVVTSLAMRLPNPRMVSLDFLYGMLVALPLGAFYFLVILPSTQQSMLLLCISLALLGFFMGIEVQKRRLGSMGALAGTINVIVLDNPMTFHFSTFLESALGQIVGCFLAMMVILLIRDNSKERTGRTLLNQFVSAAVSALTTNKARRKENHLPALYQQLFLLLNTFPGDIDRYRLALTLIIAHQRLRDAPIPVNDDLSAFHRQLRNTADKLTSASSDDKKRRYFKQLLDELDIYQEKLRVWEAPLQVTEPVKRLAHVLHKYQHALIDA, from the coding sequence ATGTATTTTATCTCGCGATTACATTTGCGCTTTGCCTTCAAACTGGCTTTCGCCATTGTGTTGGCGGTGTTTGTGGGCTTCCATTTTCAACTGGAAACCCCGCGTTGGGCCGTACTGACAGCGGCACTGGTAGCCGCCGGCCCTGCGTTTGCAGCGGGCGGAGAGCCCTATTCCGGCGCTATTCGTTATCGCGGGATGCTGCGTATCATCGGGACTTTTATCGGTTGTATTGCCGCGCTGTTCATTATCACTACGATGATTCGTGCCCCTGTCGTGATGTTACTGGTGTGCTGTATTTGGGCTGGTTTTTGTACCTGGATTTCTTCACTGGTCAAGGTTGAAAACTCCTATGCCTGGGGGCTTTCTGGCTACACCGCGTTAATCATTGTTATCACCATTCAGGCCAATCCGCTTGTCACTCCTCAATTTTCCGTTGAACGGTGTAGTGAGATTGTGATTGGTATTGTGTGCGCGATTCTTGCCGACTTAATTTTTTCCCCTCGCTCCATTAAGCAAGAAATTGACCGCGAACTGGATAACCTGCTGGTGGATCACTATCGGCTGATGCAGCTGTGTGTTGCGCATGGCGATAAAGAGGAAGTCGATAAAGCCTGGAGTGGCCTGGTGCGCCGTACTACCGCTCTGGAAGGGATGCGCGGGAATCTCAAAATTGAATCTTCACGCTGGGATCGTGCTAACCGTCGCCTGAAAGCGATCAACACACTGTCCCTGACGCTCATCACCCAGGCTTGTGAAACATTCCTGATTCAAAACACACGTCCGGAATACATGACCGCAGAGTTCCGCATGTTGTTTGAGATGCCTGTAGAAACCGCGGCTGACGTTCACAAACAAGTGAAAGTGATCCGCAGAGCTATTTCTTATACAGGCGATAAAAATACGCCAGCCACGATAAGCAGCTGGGTTGGCGCGATTAGCCGCTACCTGTTGCTCAAACGCGGAGTCATCAGCAACACCCGTATCAGCTCGGTGGAAGAAGATGTTTTAACTCAGGAAGTCGTTATCAAAGTGCAGTCAGCGGAAGGGCATCACGCGATGATTAACTTCTGGCGGACGACGGTTTCCTGCATGCTCGGTTGCTTGTTTTGGTTATGGACGGGATGGACATCCGGCAGTGGCGCGATGGTCATGATTGCCGTTGTAACTTCGCTGGCGATGCGTTTACCCAATCCACGCATGGTTTCCCTCGACTTTTTATACGGTATGTTAGTCGCGCTCCCATTAGGGGCTTTCTACTTTTTAGTGATCCTACCTTCGACTCAACAAAGCATGTTGTTACTGTGCATTAGTCTTGCGTTGTTGGGCTTCTTTATGGGAATTGAAGTACAGAAGCGACGTCTTGGTTCGATGGGGGCCCTTGCCGGAACCATTAACGTCATTGTGTTGGATAACCCGATGACGTTTCATTTCAGCACGTTTTTGGAGAGCGCGTTGGGACAAATAGTGGGCTGTTTCCTGGCGATGATGGTTATCTTACTTATCCGGGATAACTCCAAAGAACGCACGGGCCGCACACTGCTGAACCAGTTTGTTTCCGCAGCAGTCTCCGCACTGACAACCAATAAAGCGCGACGCAAAGAGAATCATCTACCCGCTCTTTATCAGCAGCTTTTCTTACTGCTGAATACGTTTCCGGGAGATATCGATCGCTACCGCCTGGCGCTGACTTTGATTATTGCTCACCAGCGATTGCGTGATGCACCGATACCAGTGAATGATGATCTTTCCGCATTCCATCGCCAGTTGAGAAACACAGCAGATAAGCTTACGTCGGCATCAAGTGATGATAAAAAACGGCGCTACTTTAAGCAGTTATTGGATGAGCTAGATATTTACCAGGAGAAGTTGCGGGTCTGGGAGGCGCCATTACAAGTCACCGAACCGGTGAAACGACTGGCGCATGTGTTGCATAAATACCAGCATGCACTGATAGATGCCTAA
- the degQ gene encoding serine endoprotease DegQ: MKKQTLLLSALALSVGLTFGVASQVNASLPAQIPGQPALPSLAPMLEKVLPAVVSVQVEGTAAAPTQKVPEEFKKFFGDDMPPSEAQPFEGLGSGVIINAEKGYVLTNNHVINHAEKISVQLNDGREFDAKLIGGDDQSDIALIQIQNATGLTQIAVADSDKLRVGDFAVAVGNPFGLGQTATSGIVSALGRSGLNLEGLENFIQTDASINRGNSGGALLNLNGELIGINTAILAPSGGSVGIGFAIPSNMAQTLAKQLMEFGEIKRGLLGIKGTEMSADIAKAFNLTTQRGAFVSEVLPQSGSAKAGVKAGDVITSLNGKTIGSFAELRAKIATTEPGTVVKIGLLRDGKPLEVSVTLDKSTASSANAELIMPALQGATLSDGQLKDGTKGIKLESVDKGTPAAQAGLHKDDFIVGVNREQVTSIAEMRKVLESKPDVIALHVVRGEESIYLLVR; this comes from the coding sequence ATGAAGAAACAAACACTGTTGTTGAGTGCCTTAGCGCTAAGTGTCGGACTAACGTTCGGTGTTGCATCGCAGGTGAATGCGTCGTTACCTGCGCAAATCCCGGGTCAGCCGGCGTTGCCAAGTCTTGCGCCAATGCTGGAAAAAGTATTACCCGCCGTGGTCAGTGTTCAGGTTGAAGGAACGGCCGCAGCCCCAACCCAGAAAGTCCCTGAGGAATTTAAAAAGTTTTTTGGCGACGACATGCCTCCTTCAGAAGCTCAACCGTTTGAAGGCCTGGGTTCTGGGGTCATCATTAACGCTGAGAAAGGCTACGTACTGACCAATAATCACGTCATCAATCACGCCGAAAAAATCAGCGTGCAGCTAAACGATGGGCGCGAGTTTGATGCCAAATTGATTGGTGGCGATGATCAAAGTGATATTGCGCTGATTCAAATCCAGAATGCGACCGGGCTGACACAAATCGCGGTGGCGGATTCAGACAAATTACGAGTAGGTGATTTTGCGGTTGCCGTAGGTAATCCATTCGGTCTGGGCCAAACGGCGACTTCCGGTATTGTTTCAGCTCTGGGCCGCAGCGGTTTAAACCTCGAAGGGCTGGAAAACTTTATCCAGACAGACGCCTCCATTAACCGTGGTAACTCCGGCGGCGCATTGCTGAATCTTAATGGCGAGCTCATCGGCATTAACACCGCAATCCTCGCGCCGAGCGGCGGCAGCGTCGGTATCGGTTTTGCTATCCCGAGCAATATGGCGCAAACGCTGGCGAAACAATTGATGGAGTTTGGCGAGATTAAGCGCGGTTTGCTTGGCATTAAAGGCACTGAGATGAGTGCTGATATTGCCAAAGCATTTAATCTGACCACTCAGCGCGGTGCGTTCGTCAGTGAAGTATTGCCTCAATCGGGTTCGGCTAAAGCAGGTGTCAAAGCCGGTGATGTGATTACCAGTCTGAACGGTAAAACCATCGGAAGTTTTGCGGAGCTTCGCGCAAAAATCGCCACAACGGAACCTGGAACTGTGGTGAAAATTGGATTGCTGCGCGATGGGAAGCCGTTAGAAGTCAGTGTGACTCTTGATAAAAGTACCGCGTCCTCGGCCAATGCGGAACTGATCATGCCAGCGTTGCAAGGTGCAACATTGAGCGACGGTCAGTTAAAAGATGGCACCAAAGGCATCAAGCTGGAAAGCGTTGATAAAGGCACTCCAGCCGCACAAGCCGGATTGCACAAAGATGATTTCATCGTTGGTGTAAACCGCGAGCAAGTCACAAGCATTGCCGAGATGCGTAAGGTGCTGGAAAGCAAACCAGACGTTATTGCGCTGCATGTCGTGCGTGGCGAAGAAAGTATCTATCTGTTAGTACGCTAA
- the argR gene encoding transcriptional regulator ArgR — MRISSKQEELVKAFKALLKEEKFSSQGEIVHALQNDGFENINQSKVSRMLTKFGAVRTRNAKMEMVYCLPAELGVPTTSSPLKNLVLDIDYNDAVVVIHTSPGAAQLIARLLDSLGKAEGILGTIAGDDTIFTTPAKDFTVKELYEAILVLFEQEL, encoded by the coding sequence ATGCGTATTTCCTCAAAACAAGAAGAATTAGTCAAAGCGTTCAAAGCATTATTGAAAGAAGAGAAATTCAGTTCTCAAGGCGAGATTGTGCATGCCTTGCAAAACGACGGCTTCGAAAATATTAACCAATCCAAAGTCTCTCGTATGCTGACCAAGTTTGGCGCGGTGCGTACACGCAATGCCAAAATGGAGATGGTGTACTGCCTGCCAGCTGAGCTTGGCGTGCCAACGACTTCCAGCCCACTGAAGAATCTGGTTCTGGATATTGATTACAACGATGCTGTGGTTGTTATCCACACAAGCCCTGGTGCGGCACAGTTAATTGCACGCTTGCTGGATTCTTTGGGTAAAGCTGAAGGTATTTTGGGCACTATTGCTGGGGATGACACCATCTTTACCACCCCTGCTAAAGACTTCACTGTAAAAGAGTTGTATGAAGCAATTCTGGTGCTGTTCGAGCAAGAGCTGTAA
- the zapG gene encoding Z-ring associated protein ZapG has translation MTWEYALIGLVVGIIVGAVAMRFGNRKLRQQQAMQYEIEKNKAELEEYREELVSHFARSAELLDNMAHDYRQLYQHMAKSSSSLLPEMSAEANPFRNRLAESEASNDQAPVQMPRDYSEGASGLLRTERAKRD, from the coding sequence ATGACCTGGGAATATGCGCTAATTGGGTTAGTTGTTGGCATCATCGTTGGTGCAGTTGCTATGCGTTTTGGCAACCGCAAGCTGCGTCAGCAGCAGGCCATGCAGTACGAAATTGAGAAAAACAAAGCAGAACTTGAAGAGTATCGTGAAGAGTTAGTCAGTCATTTTGCCCGTAGCGCAGAGTTGCTGGATAATATGGCTCATGATTATCGCCAGCTTTATCAACATATGGCGAAAAGCTCTAGCAGCCTGTTGCCGGAAATGTCAGCCGAAGCGAACCCGTTCCGCAACCGCCTCGCTGAATCAGAAGCCAGCAACGATCAGGCTCCGGTTCAAATGCCGCGTGACTACTCTGAGGGTGCATCCGGTTTGCTGCGTACCGAGCGCGCAAAACGCGATTAA
- the yhcN gene encoding peroxide/acid stress response protein YhcN yields MNMKSTLVTASLLSMLSFGAFAATSINADQAQNRQAMGTISVSQVGSAPMDMRQMLNEKAEQKGASSYRIIEARTGDQWHATAELYK; encoded by the coding sequence ATGAACATGAAATCAACTCTAGTTACCGCAAGCCTACTCTCGATGCTGTCATTTGGCGCTTTTGCTGCAACATCAATTAATGCCGATCAGGCGCAAAACCGTCAGGCGATGGGTACCATTTCTGTAAGCCAGGTAGGCAGTGCGCCAATGGATATGCGCCAAATGTTGAATGAAAAAGCTGAACAGAAAGGCGCTTCTTCTTACCGCATCATTGAAGCCCGCACTGGCGACCAATGGCATGCAACAGCTGAGCTGTACAAGTAA
- a CDS encoding barstar family protein, with the protein MKKYTFDFSQIEDQPEFYRHFIQEFRLEKKQVHDLDSLWDVVVGGNLPLPAEIEFVHLPEMQRRRYGALILLFDEAEEELEGQLRFNVRG; encoded by the coding sequence ATGAAAAAATACACCTTTGATTTTAGTCAGATAGAAGATCAACCGGAGTTCTATCGTCACTTTATCCAGGAATTTAGGCTTGAGAAAAAACAGGTTCACGATCTCGACAGTTTATGGGATGTGGTTGTCGGGGGGAATTTACCGCTCCCGGCGGAGATTGAATTTGTTCATTTGCCAGAAATGCAAAGACGGCGTTATGGGGCTTTGATTTTGCTTTTTGATGAAGCAGAAGAGGAGCTGGAAGGGCAATTGCGTTTTAACGTACGTGGATAA